A portion of the Gadus macrocephalus chromosome 10, ASM3116895v1 genome contains these proteins:
- the slc49a3 gene encoding solute carrier family 49 member A3 isoform X1 yields the protein MDYEGEFLNDPNDNVSGNIKPTRELITRSIFKVYKRRWFVLLVLCLLNSSNAALWLTFAPVADQSAQYLHATLDQVNWLSLVYMVVAIPLSFGTTWMIDSLGLRITLILGSWLNMLGALLRLFGTFESLGLSDPYPLVMSGQTLCAIAQPLVIFAPTKMAALWFSENQRATANMIASMSNPVGLLFANILSPLIVTTNDRIPLLMLVYAIPACLVCFLATVGLRSSGPPTPPSASAESSTSEPFIQGLKLLLRNRPYLVLLVCFGCGIAVFTCFSSLLEQILCVRGYSNFFAGLCGSLFIVFGVVGAGVLGLFVDKTKMFTEVTKVNMALSALACIAFAVVSQMRQQEVAVAAACSLFGLFGFAIYPIAMELCVECTYPVGEATSTGLIFISGQVQSVVLMVALQALTRPLADSPFSTCSIGGDPALSWRVSVLVMAGVFAALSCLFIIIFNSPYRRILAEAKAAQSGRPSFKADCIDTISQAVCQGTLEPSIGTKENEELDPGKDQPTL from the exons ATGGACTATGAAGGAGAATTTCTGAACGACCCAAACGACAATGTCTCTGGTAACATTAAGCCTACAAGAGAGCTGATAACAAGGTCGATATTTAAAGTATACAAGAGACGATGGTTCGTTCTGTTGGTGTTGTGTCTTCTCAACAGTTCAAACGCTGCA CTATGGCTGACCTTCGCCCCGGTTGCCGACCAGTCCGCCCAGTACCTGCATGCCACTCTGGACCAGGTCAACTGGCTGTCCCTGGTCTACATGGTGGTGGCCATCCCCCTCAGCTTCGGGACCACCTGGATGATAGACAGCCTGGGCCTGCGCATCACG CTGATCCTTGGCTCATGGCTCAACATGCTCGGGGCGCTGTTGAGGTTGTTCGGCACCTTTGAGAGCCTGGGTCTGAGCGACCCGTACCCCCTGGTGATGTCGGGACAGACGCTCTGCGCCATCGCTCAGCCCCTGGTCATCTTCGCGcccaccaagatggccgcccttTGGTTCTCGGAGAACCAACGGGCCACTGCCAACATGATCGCCTCCATGT CCAATCCTGTCGGGCTGCTGTTTGCTAACATTCTCTCACCTTTGATTGTCACTACCAACGACAGAATCCCTCTTCTG ATGCTGGTGTATGCTATCCCAGCATGCCTGGTCTGTTTCCTGGCAACTGTGGGTTTAAGGAGTAGTGGACCCCCTACGCCCCCCTCTGCCAGCGCAGAGTCTTCCACCTCTGAGCCTTTCATCCAGGGCCTCAAACTG CTATTGAGAAACCGGCCCTACCTAGTACTGTTGGTGTGCTTCGGCTGTGGTATCGCCGTCTTTACCTGCTTCTCCTCCCTGCTGGAACAGATCCTGTGCGTGCGTGGCTACAGCAAC ttctTCGCAGGGCTGTGCGGTTCTCTCTTCATCGTGTTCGGTGTGGTCGGCGCGGGGGTCCTGGGCCTTTTTGTGGACAAGACCAAGATGTTCACGGAGGTCACCAAGGTCAACATGGCGCTCAGCGCGCTGGCCTGCATCGCCTTCGCTGTG GTCTCTCAGATGCGTCAGCAGGAAGTGGCTGTGGCGGCTGCCTGCTCCCTCTTCGGTCTGTTTGGTTTCGCGATCTACCCCATTGCCATGGAGCTGTGTGTGGAGTGCACCTATCCGGTCGGCGAGGCCACGTCCACGGGCCTCATCTTCATATCAGG ACAGGTGCAGTCAGTCGTCCTGATGGTGGCACTGCAGGCGTTGACCAGGCCTCTGGCGGACTCCCCCTTCTCCACCTGCTCTATCGGGGGAGACCCCGCACTCAGCTGGAGGG TGTCTGTTCTGGTGATGGCAGGTGTGTTTGCAGCGCTGAGCtgcctcttcatcatcatcttcaacTCCCCGTACCGCAGGATCCTGGCTGAGGCCAAGGCAGCCCAGAGTGGCCGGCCCAGCTTCAAGGCGGACTGCATAGACACCATTAGCCAGGCCGTGTGTCAGGGAACACTAGAACCCAGCATTGGGACAAAAGAAAATGAAGAACTAGATCCAGGGAAAGACCAGCCAACTTTGTGA
- the slc49a3 gene encoding solute carrier family 49 member A3 isoform X2, giving the protein MDYEGEFLNDPNDNVSGNIKPTRELITRSIFKVYKRRWFVLLVLCLLNSSNAALWLTFAPVADQSAQYLHATLDQVNWLSLVYMVVAIPLSFGTTWMIDSLGLRITLILGSWLNMLGALLRLFGTFESLGLSDPYPLVMSGQTLCAIAQPLVIFAPTKMAALWFSENQRATANMIASMSNPVGLLFANILSPLIVTTNDRIPLLMLVYAIPACLVCFLATVGLRSSGPPTPPSASAESSTSEPFIQGLKLLLRNRPYLVLLVCFGCGIAVFTCFSSLLEQILCVRGYSNFFAGLCGSLFIVFGVVGAGVLGLFVDKTKMFTEVTKVNMALSALACIAFAVVSQMRQQEVAVAAACSLFGLFGFAIYPIAMELCVECTYPVGEATSTGLIFISGQVQSVVLMVALQALTRPLADSPFSTCSIGGDPALSWRGSWLRPRQPRVAGPASRRTA; this is encoded by the exons ATGGACTATGAAGGAGAATTTCTGAACGACCCAAACGACAATGTCTCTGGTAACATTAAGCCTACAAGAGAGCTGATAACAAGGTCGATATTTAAAGTATACAAGAGACGATGGTTCGTTCTGTTGGTGTTGTGTCTTCTCAACAGTTCAAACGCTGCA CTATGGCTGACCTTCGCCCCGGTTGCCGACCAGTCCGCCCAGTACCTGCATGCCACTCTGGACCAGGTCAACTGGCTGTCCCTGGTCTACATGGTGGTGGCCATCCCCCTCAGCTTCGGGACCACCTGGATGATAGACAGCCTGGGCCTGCGCATCACG CTGATCCTTGGCTCATGGCTCAACATGCTCGGGGCGCTGTTGAGGTTGTTCGGCACCTTTGAGAGCCTGGGTCTGAGCGACCCGTACCCCCTGGTGATGTCGGGACAGACGCTCTGCGCCATCGCTCAGCCCCTGGTCATCTTCGCGcccaccaagatggccgcccttTGGTTCTCGGAGAACCAACGGGCCACTGCCAACATGATCGCCTCCATGT CCAATCCTGTCGGGCTGCTGTTTGCTAACATTCTCTCACCTTTGATTGTCACTACCAACGACAGAATCCCTCTTCTG ATGCTGGTGTATGCTATCCCAGCATGCCTGGTCTGTTTCCTGGCAACTGTGGGTTTAAGGAGTAGTGGACCCCCTACGCCCCCCTCTGCCAGCGCAGAGTCTTCCACCTCTGAGCCTTTCATCCAGGGCCTCAAACTG CTATTGAGAAACCGGCCCTACCTAGTACTGTTGGTGTGCTTCGGCTGTGGTATCGCCGTCTTTACCTGCTTCTCCTCCCTGCTGGAACAGATCCTGTGCGTGCGTGGCTACAGCAAC ttctTCGCAGGGCTGTGCGGTTCTCTCTTCATCGTGTTCGGTGTGGTCGGCGCGGGGGTCCTGGGCCTTTTTGTGGACAAGACCAAGATGTTCACGGAGGTCACCAAGGTCAACATGGCGCTCAGCGCGCTGGCCTGCATCGCCTTCGCTGTG GTCTCTCAGATGCGTCAGCAGGAAGTGGCTGTGGCGGCTGCCTGCTCCCTCTTCGGTCTGTTTGGTTTCGCGATCTACCCCATTGCCATGGAGCTGTGTGTGGAGTGCACCTATCCGGTCGGCGAGGCCACGTCCACGGGCCTCATCTTCATATCAGG ACAGGTGCAGTCAGTCGTCCTGATGGTGGCACTGCAGGCGTTGACCAGGCCTCTGGCGGACTCCCCCTTCTCCACCTGCTCTATCGGGGGAGACCCCGCACTCAGCTGGAGGG GATCCTGGCTGAGGCCAAGGCAGCCCAGAGTGGCCGGCCCAGCTTCAAGGCGGACTGCATAG
- the LOC132466606 gene encoding nuclear cap-binding protein subunit 1, whose protein sequence is MSRRRHSDESDGGQAHKRRRTSEPTEIEDRLESLICRVGEKSTSSLESNLEGLAGVLEADLPNYKNKILRILCAVARTLPEKLSVYTTLVGLLNARNYNFGGEFVEAMIRQLKETLKNNFYNEALYLVRFLSDLVNCHVIAAPSMVAMFENFISVTQEDDVPQVRSDWFVHVVLSCLPWVGKELYEKKDVEMDRLLSQIEGYLKRRSKTHLPMLQVWTAEKPHPQEEYLDCLWAQIQKLKKDRWQERHILRPYIAFDSVLCEALQHNLPPFTPPGHLPDTQYPMPRVIFRMFDYTDAPEGPVMPGSHSVERFVIEENLHNIIKSHWRERKSCAAQLLSYPGKNKIPLNYHIVEVIFGELFQLPCAPHLDVMYTTLLIELCKLQPGSLPQVLAQATEMLYMRLDTMNTTCIDRLINWFSHHLSNFQFRWSWDDWADCLTLDAEKPKPKFVKEVLEKSMRLSYHQRIVDIVPAGFTPLIPAEPSFFYKYGEESGASLPGYQTSVTVGNAIKNRASNEEILAILKDMPKPNQEEDDDEGESFNPLKTEVFLQTLLHLAAKSFSHSFSALAKFHEILKVLTDSDEGKLHILRVVYEVWRNHPQMISVLVDKMIRTQIVDCAAVANWLFSQDMAHEFTRFYIWEILHSTIRKMNKHVQKIQKELEEVKARLDKQQNKKRDSGDEEDMEKNSEDEEGQLEEQIERLQEKVESAQSEQKNLFLVIFQRFIMMLTEHLVRCETGSVDINTPWYKTCTERLQQIFLMHHVTIQPYVGTLENLLFTAELDPHILAVYQQFCALQL, encoded by the exons ATGTCAAGGAGACGACACAGTGACGAGAGTGATG GAGGCCAGGCCCACAAGAGGAGGAGAACATCGGAGCCCACTGAGATTGAAGACCGCCTGGAGTCGTTGATATGTCGTGTGGGAGAGAAG agCACCTCCTCCCTGGAGAGCAACCTGGAGGGGCTGGCGGGCGTCCTGGAGGCGGACCTCCCCAACTACAAGAACAAGATCCTGCGCATCTTGTGTGCTGT TGCTCGAACCCTACCAGAGAAGCTGTCTGTGTATACTACGCTAGTGGGCCTCCTCAACGCGAGGAACTACAACTTTGGCGGCGAGTTTGTGGAAGCCATGATCAGACAACTCAAGGAAACGTTGAAAAACAATTTCTACAATGAAGCACTTTACCTG GTGCGTTTTCTGTCCGACCTGGTGAACTGTCATGTGATCGCGGCTCCCTCCATGGTGGCCATGTTTGAGAACTTCATCAGCGTGACGCAGGAGGACGACGTCCCTCAG GTGCGGTCGGATTGGTTCGTGCACGTTGTTCTTTCCTGTCTGCCCTGGGTGGGGAAGGAGCTCTACGAGAAGAAGGACGTCGAGATGGACCGCCTCCTCAGCCAGATCGAAGGATACCTCAA GAGGCGGTCAAAGACCCACCTGCCCATGCTCCAGGTGTGGACGGCAGAGAAGCCCCACccccaggaggag TACCTGGACTGTCTGTGGGCCCAGATCCAGAAGCTGAAGAAGGATCGCTGGCAGGAACGCCACATCCTGCGGCCCTACATCGCCTTCGACAGCGTCCTGTGTGAGGCGCTGCAGCACAACCTGCCCCCCTTTACCCCGCCGGGGCACCTGCCCGACACCCAGTACCCCATGCCCCGGGTCATCTTCCGCATGTTTGACTACACGGATGCCCCAGAG GGTCCAGTGATGCCCGGGAGCCACTCCGTGGAGCGCTTTGTGATCGAGGAGAACCTGCACAACATCATCAAGTCTcactggagggagaggaagtcATG TGCGGCTCAGTTACTCAGCTACCCTGGGAAGAACAAGATCCCTCTGAACTACCACATCGTGGAG gTGATCTTTGGAGAGCTGTTCCAGCTTCCCTGCGCCCCCCACCTGGACGTCATGTACACCACGCTGCTCATTGAGCTCTGCAAGCTGCAACCTGGATCTCTGCCTCAAGTC CTGGCCCAAGCCACTGAGATGCTGTACATGAGACTGGACACCATGAACACCACCTGCATAGATAG ACTGATCAACTGGTTTTCGCACCATTTGAGTAACTTCCAATTCCGATGGAGCTGGGACGACTG GGCAGACTGTTTGACGCTGGATGCGGAGAAACCCAAACCAAAGTTTGTCAAGGAAGTTCTTGAGAAGAGCATGAG GCTGTCCTACCACCAGAGGATAGTGGACATCGTCCCCGCGGGTTTCACGCCCCTAATCCCGGCCGAGCCATCCTTCTTCTACAAATACGGAGAGGAGTCTGGCG CTTCGTTACCGGGATACCAAACCTCCGTCACCGTGGGCAACGCCATCAAGAACCGGGCGTCCAACGAGGAGATCCTGGCGATCCTGAAGGACATGCCCAAACCCaaccaggaggaggacgacg ACGAGGGTGAGAGCTTCAACCCTCTGAAAACGGAGGTGTTTTTGCAGACGCTGCTCCACTTGGCCGCCAAGTCCTTCAGCCACTCCTTCAGTGCCCTCGCCAA GTTCCATGAGATTCTGAAGGTGCTGACTGATAGCGATGAGGGGAAGTTACACATCCTCAGGGTGGTGTATGAGGTGTGGCGGAACCATCCCCAG ATGATCTCGGTGCTGGTAGACAAGATGATCCGCACCCAGATCGTGGACTGTGCTGCAGTCGCCAACTGGCTCTTCTCCCAAGACATGGCCCACGAATTCACCAG GTTCTACATCTGGGAGATCCTGCACTCGACCATCCGCAAGATGAACAAACACGTCCAGAAGATCCAGAAGGAGCTCGAGGAGGTCAAAGCCCGGCTGGACAAGCAGCAGAACAAGAAG CGGGACAGCGGGGATGAAGAGGACATGGAGAAGAacagcgaggacgaggaggggcagctggaggagcagatcGAGAGGCTTCAGGAGAAGGTGGAGTCGGCCCAGAGCGAACAGAAGAACCTCTTCCTCGTCATATTCCAG CGCTTCATCATGATGCTGACGGAGCACCTGGTCCGCTGTGAGACGGGCAGCGTGGACATCAACACGCCCTGGTACAAGACGTGCACCGAGAGACTGCAGCAGATCTTCCTCATG CACCACGTGACCATCCAGCCCTACGTAGGGACCCTGGAGAACCTGTTGTTCACAGCCGAGCTGGACCCACACATCCTGGCCGTGTACCAGCAGTTCTGTGCCCTGCAGCTCTGA
- the LOC132466607 gene encoding thiosulfate sulfurtransferase/rhodanese-like domain-containing protein 2, translated as MASDEFFADLELETFTRNESRQEKPQLSTTLRKLNTFCRRQAFSSYVTSKRNASIGDSISQPVWYCCDQTFWEPSSVHKHVARTHENEVQQLTEVTFQRLLSQLEDKKCERPLPRDHNQEAVEISSWLPDTSYLTLEELQKGPGKVLLYYRYFRVDDPYNICAWQKALCEKLHLTGKVRVSTEGINGTVGGSVLATDIYIKTMCAHALFNSMEEDDFKSSDGGAECFSDLRVGVYEEIVPMGVHPDVISYQLAGTHLNPEEFHQEVESLLSEGESSQDTVLLDCRNFYESKIGQFSQCLAPNIRKFSYFPEYVDQNLDLFRDKKVLMYCTGGIRCERASAYLLSKEVCKEVYQLKGGIHKYLERFPDGFYRGKLFVFDGRYAISSNADILSECRYCGAPWDQYQLCATRFCCQLVLSCPACRGVGRTACCSACQSKVPPKGEESCAIGPAVLKEKCECTDRRPRIPQDAL; from the exons ATGGCCTCAGACGAATTTTTCGCTGATTTAGAATTGGAAACATTCACACGGAATGAATCAAGACAAGAGAAGCCCCAACTTTCTACCACACTTAGAAAGTTGAACACCTTCTGCAGAAGACAA GCTTTTTCGTCATATGTGACGTCAAAACGAAATGCCAGTATTGGGGATTCGATCTCACAACCAGTTTGGTACTGTTGTGATCAAACCTTCTGGGAACCATCTTCTGTTCATAAGCATGTGGCCAGAACCCACGAAAACGAAGTCCAACAGCTCACAGAGGTTACATTTCAGCGTTTGTTGAGCCAGCTGGAGGATAAAAAATGCGAAAGACCGCTTCCCAGAGATCACAATCAAGAAGCAGTGGAAATCTCTTCATGGCTGCCTGATACTAGTTACCTAACACTGGAAGAGCTTCAAAA GGGCCCTGGTAAAGTCCTCCTCTATTACCGTTACTTTCGGGTGGACGACCCGTACAACATCTGCGCCTGGCAAAAGGCTCTGTGTGAGAAGCTTCATCTAACTGGCAAG gtACGGGTGTCGACGGAAGGCATTAACGGAACAGTTGGTGGGAGCGTCTTGGCAACTGACATCTACATTAAGACCATGTGCGCCCATGCGCTTTTCAACTCAATGGAAGAGGACGACTTTAAG TCTAGTGATGGTGGAGCAGAGTGTTTCTCAGACCTAAGGGTGGGGGTATACGAGGAGATTGTTCCCATGGGAGTCCACCCCGATGTCATCTCCTATCAGCTGGCAG gAACTCATCTGAACCCCGAGGAGTTCCACCAGGAAGTAGAATCGCTCCTCTCTGAAGGAGAGTCTTCTCAGGACACCGTGCTCCTCGACTGTCGAAACTTCTATGAGAGCAAAATC GGCCAGTTCAGTCAATGCCTGGCTCCCAACATCCGGAAGTTCAGTTACTTCCCAGAATACGTTGACCAGAACCTGGACCTGTTCCGGGACAAGAAGGTCCTGATGTATTGCACCGGGGGTATCCGCTGTGAGAGGGCTTCCGCATATCTCCTCTCCAAG GAAGTGTGTAAAGAGGTTTACCAGCTAAAAGGAGGCATCCACAAGTATCTGGAGCGCTTCCCGGACGGCTTCTATCGAGGAAAGCTGTTTGTCTTCGACGGAAGATACGCTATTTCTTCCAACGCTGACATCCTCTCAG AGTGCAGGTACTGCGGCGCTCCATGGGACCAGTACCAGCTGTGTGCCACCCGGTTCTGCTGCCAGCTGGTCTTGTCCTGCCCAGCATGCAGGGGCGTGGGGCGCACGGCCTGCTGCTCCGCGTGCCAGAGCAAGGTCCCGCCAAAGGGGGAGGAGTCTTGCGCAATAGGTCCCGCCGTGCTCAAGGAGAAGTGTGAGTGCACCGACCGACGGCCCAGAATTCCCCAGGATGCGCTATGA